A genomic segment from uncultured Desulfovibrio sp. encodes:
- the glmU gene encoding bifunctional UDP-N-acetylglucosamine diphosphorylase/glucosamine-1-phosphate N-acetyltransferase GlmU, producing the protein MPKNAALILAAGKGTRMHSDRPKVLQTLLGEPMLACVIEALRPVFAEDVWIVAGHRAEMVQAAFPDARFVLQEQQLGTGHALIQALPALTEAGCTHLLVVNGDAPLLSESLVRSFLAEAVGADLAFATIELDNPGAYGRVVRQQGKVKAIVEAKDYDSSLYGPPSNEVNAGMYYCSLGAVQSLLPHLNNSNKSGEYYITDLIGLAVAEKYEVLGIQCGRDDSLMGVNSPLELSRMEETLRARIVDGLLASGVIVHAPGSVRVGPLAQIEPGVELTGPCEIYGRTSISRGASVASHCVVRDCVISNNAEIRSFSHLEKARVGATALVGPFARLRPGAVLEEQSHVGNFVELKKTHLGKGAKANHLTYLGDAEIGEGTNIGAGTITCNYDGKHKFQTKIGRYAFIGSNTALVAPVIVGDDALVGAGSVITRDVPNGELAIAREKQKNLPRRNK; encoded by the coding sequence ATGCCGAAGAACGCGGCTTTGATTCTTGCAGCGGGCAAGGGAACCCGCATGCACTCGGACAGGCCCAAGGTGCTGCAAACGCTGCTGGGCGAGCCAATGCTTGCCTGCGTCATTGAGGCTCTGCGCCCTGTTTTTGCGGAAGACGTCTGGATTGTGGCCGGGCATCGCGCCGAAATGGTGCAAGCCGCCTTTCCTGATGCCCGCTTTGTGCTGCAGGAGCAGCAGCTTGGCACAGGCCACGCCCTTATTCAGGCTCTGCCCGCACTGACCGAAGCCGGTTGCACCCATTTGCTGGTGGTCAACGGCGACGCGCCCCTGCTTTCGGAATCTCTGGTTCGTTCCTTTCTTGCCGAGGCCGTTGGTGCTGACCTGGCCTTTGCCACCATTGAGCTGGACAACCCCGGCGCGTATGGCCGGGTGGTGCGCCAGCAGGGCAAGGTCAAGGCCATTGTGGAAGCCAAGGATTATGATTCCTCGCTCTACGGGCCGCCCTCCAACGAGGTCAACGCGGGCATGTACTATTGCAGCCTTGGTGCGGTGCAAAGCCTTTTGCCGCACCTGAACAACAGCAACAAGAGCGGCGAATATTACATTACAGACCTCATCGGCCTCGCCGTTGCGGAAAAATACGAAGTTCTCGGCATCCAGTGCGGCCGCGATGATTCGCTCATGGGCGTGAATTCGCCGCTTGAGCTTTCCCGCATGGAAGAAACCCTGCGCGCCCGTATTGTTGATGGTCTGCTTGCTTCCGGCGTTATCGTACATGCGCCGGGATCGGTGCGTGTGGGGCCTCTGGCGCAGATTGAACCCGGCGTGGAATTGACGGGTCCGTGCGAAATCTATGGACGCACCAGCATCAGCCGTGGGGCCAGCGTTGCCTCGCACTGCGTGGTGCGCGACTGCGTGATCTCCAATAATGCAGAGATCCGCTCCTTCTCCCATCTGGAAAAAGCCCGCGTGGGCGCAACCGCATTGGTGGGGCCCTTTGCCCGCCTGCGGCCCGGTGCGGTGCTTGAAGAACAGTCGCATGTGGGCAATTTTGTGGAGCTTAAAAAGACCCACCTTGGCAAAGGCGCCAAGGCTAACCACCTTACCTATCTTGGCGATGCCGAAATAGGCGAGGGCACCAACATCGGCGCGGGCACAATCACCTGCAATTACGATGGAAAGCACAAGTTCCAGACCAAAATCGGGCGCTATGCCTTTATTGGCAGCAATACCGCCCTGGTTGCCCCTGTGATCGTGGGCGACGACGCCCTTGTGGGGGCTGGATCGGTCATTACCCGCGACGTGCCCAACGGCGAGCTTGCCATTGCCCGCGAAAAGCAGAAGAATCTGCCCCGCAGGAATAAATAA
- a CDS encoding glycosyltransferase, producing the protein MTPPPLVSVIIPSYNYAGFLPHSVSSLLQQRCPQVEVEVIVVDDGSTDNTAEVARSFGPDVHYIYQENQGLSAARNAGLRAARGDFIAFLDADDIHTKGLLASQLKAFAVQPELDIVICRCLDFSEGANGQIDGLWSLVNSHWDVHACNANLAPVHCYMVRTDIVRRIGYFDQSLKSCEDQDYWLRGYGLGAKVGINTDGLVLYRKHGGGMTENRARMYHHDSLMHEKVGRMLAELPEFPLQAKCAGWLAHAAGCLVSAGYLCELDPERSRVMQDFFTKAVLAAAPLFSHSVPRNDTGNLRYVQDYYGGRCLRLANWSGLQLTPAAAKAVMVLKRMFPRMADLSSDALNARLHSTYARLCVIGLPSHEHGVNAQAAPHNAD; encoded by the coding sequence GCCGGTTTTCTTCCTCACTCTGTTTCCAGTTTGCTGCAACAGCGTTGCCCGCAGGTGGAAGTGGAGGTGATTGTGGTGGATGATGGCTCAACGGACAACACCGCTGAGGTTGCCCGTTCTTTTGGGCCGGATGTGCATTATATCTATCAGGAAAACCAGGGTCTTTCCGCAGCGAGAAACGCTGGGCTGCGTGCGGCGCGCGGTGATTTCATCGCCTTTCTTGACGCGGATGACATTCACACAAAGGGATTGCTGGCGAGCCAGCTGAAAGCTTTTGCCGTTCAGCCTGAGCTTGATATTGTCATTTGTCGCTGTCTGGATTTTTCAGAAGGCGCAAATGGGCAGATCGATGGGTTGTGGTCGCTGGTCAACAGCCATTGGGATGTGCATGCATGCAACGCCAATCTTGCTCCTGTGCATTGCTATATGGTGCGAACAGATATTGTGCGGCGTATTGGCTATTTTGATCAAAGTCTAAAATCCTGCGAAGATCAGGATTACTGGTTGCGCGGCTACGGTCTGGGGGCCAAAGTGGGCATAAATACAGATGGGTTGGTGCTTTACCGCAAGCACGGCGGTGGTATGACGGAAAACCGCGCCCGTATGTACCACCATGACTCACTTATGCACGAAAAGGTTGGCCGCATGCTGGCCGAGTTGCCGGAGTTTCCCTTGCAGGCCAAGTGCGCAGGCTGGCTGGCCCATGCAGCCGGCTGCCTTGTTTCTGCCGGATATCTCTGCGAGCTTGATCCTGAGCGCTCACGGGTCATGCAGGATTTTTTTACAAAGGCAGTGCTCGCAGCCGCGCCGCTGTTCAGCCACAGCGTGCCGCGCAATGATACGGGCAACCTGCGCTATGTTCAGGATTATTACGGGGGGCGGTGCCTGCGCCTCGCCAATTGGTCTGGCCTGCAACTGACGCCCGCAGCCGCAAAGGCTGTGATGGTGCTCAAGCGCATGTTTCCCCGCATGGCCGATCTTTCTTCAGATGCGCTGAATGCGCGCCTGCACAGCACCTATGCCAGACTTTGCGTGATTGGCCTGCCGTCGCACGAGCACGGGGTAAACGCCCAAGCAGCGCCGCACAACGCAGATTAA